The proteins below are encoded in one region of Zerene cesonia ecotype Mississippi chromosome 10, Zerene_cesonia_1.1, whole genome shotgun sequence:
- the LOC119829689 gene encoding probable peroxisomal acyl-coenzyme A oxidase 1 yields MTLKKVNPDLQKERATCTFNVEELTNILDTGVEYTTERRALEDLVFSVKELKDDIPEEFMSHKQKYENAIRKAVLLHKVLNSGNSIENFYERKDKSGFRRTIGSAIFKDGSPFMLHSAMFIPTLLGQADEEQKKVWYTRAKNMEIIGTYAQTELGHGTFIRGLETEATYDEQTEEFILHSPTLTSYKWWPGGLGQTSNYCIVMAQLKIKGKSYGMQPFIVQIRDEENHMPMPGVKVGEIGAKLGFNTVNNGYLGFDNVRIPRRNMLMKNSQVLKDGTFKSAPNSKLAYGTMVMVRVTIVNTTAGCLSRAVTIAMRYSAVRHQSQLKANEPEPQILDYVTQQHKLFIGIATSYAYTFSSYWLWDLYSKYIQEMGDGNYERLPELHALACVMKVISSSDCTALIEKCRLSCGGHGFMLSSNLPQIYGLSTATCTYEGENTVLLLQTARSLVKAWNDASKGGKLRPTMAYLADPSPAAEWDTSLDGIIKAFQKVSVGKLSSSVSSLTQYAASGMSPEEAWNKASVQLIAAAEAFGRAVVLSVFKSEVEKYVETASQGVRSVLFDLVELYFTHMVLDKMGDLLLYTKLTGKDVHLLQRKYEDLLEKIRPNAIGLVDAFDYRDEVLNSALGAYDGMAYERLMAEAAKSPLNAEPVNGTYHKYLKPLMKGKL; encoded by the exons ATGACGTTAAAAAAGGTTAATCCGGATTTGCAAAAAGAGAGAGCGACTTGTACGTTCAATGTTGAAGAGTTGACTAACATTTTGGATACTGGAGTCGAATACACAACAGAAAGGAGGGCTCtag AGGATCTGGTGTTTAGTGTGAAAGAACTCAAAGATGACATTCCAGAAGAGTTTATGAGCCACAAGCAGAAATATGAGAATGCGATTCGTAAAGCCGTTTTACTCCATAAAGTCTTGAATAGCGGCAATTctattgaaaacttttatGAGAGGAAAGataa ATCGGGTTTCCGAAgaacaatcggttcagcaatCTTTAAAGATGGGTCACCATTCATGCTACATTCCGCCATGTTCATTCCGACCCTGTTGGGGCAGGCTGATGAGGAGCAAAAGAAAGTTTGGTACACGAGAGCAAAGAACATGGAAATCATCGGGACATACGCGcag ACGGAACTCGGACATGGAACGTTTATACGTGGTCTCGAAACAGAAGCTACATACGACGAACAGACCgaagagtttattttacaCAGCCCCACTTTGACGTCTTACAAATGGTGGCCTGGTGGTT TGGGCCAAACATCGAACTACTGTATTGTAATGGCTCAGCTGAAGATTAAAGGAAAATCTTACGGAATGCAGCCCTTTATTGTTCAAATACGAGATGAGGAGAATCATATGCCAATGCCAGGTGTGAAAGTTGGCGAGATCGGTGCGAAGCTTGGCTTTAACACAGTCAATAACGGTTACCTTGGCTTTGACAATGTCAGAATACCGAGACGAAATATGCTGATGAAGAACTCGCAAGTTTTGAAG GATGGGACGTTCAAATCGGCTCCCAACAGTAAGCTGGCTTACGGCACGATGGTGATGGTACGCGTCACCATCGTCAACACGACTGCCGGTTGCCTCTCCCGCGCTGTCACTATTGCTATGAGATACTCTGCGGTTAGACACCAGTCGCAATTGAAAGCAAA TGAGCCGGAACCCCAAATCCTGGACTACGTGACACAACAGCACAAACTCTTCATTGGAATTGCAACCAGCTACGCGTACACCTTCTCCTCCTATTGGCTTTGGGATCTTTACTCGAAGTACATTCAAGAAATGGGTGATGGAAACTACGAGAGATTACCTGAG CTCCACGCCCTAGCGTGTGTCATGAAGGTAATCAGTTCATCCGACTGCACAGCGCTGATAGAGAAATGTAGGTTGTCATGTGGTGGGCACGGCTTCATGCTGTCATCCAACCTGCCGCAGATATATGGACTTTCGACTGCCACCTGCACTTATGAAGGCGAAAACACAGTATTGCTGTTGCAAACTGCAAG GTCGCTGGTGAAAGCTTGGAATGATGCGTCAAAGGGTGGCAAATTGAGACCTACCATGGCATATCTAGCAGACCCTTCGCCAGCTGCCGAATGGGACACCTCTTTAGATGGAATTATTAAGGCTTTCCAGAAAGTTTCTGTTGG AAAGCTGTCGTCGAGTGTATCGAGTCTAACGCAGTATGCTGCCAGTGGGATGAGCCCTGAAGAGGCTTGGAATAAAGCCTCCGTCCAGCTTATTGCTGCTGCTGAG GCATTCGGTCGAGCAGTAGTTCTATCCGTGTTCAAGAGCGAAGTAGAGAAATACGTTGAAACAGCGTCACAAGGAGTCAGAAGCGTCCTCTTCGATTTGGTCGAGTTATACTTCACGCACATGGTGCTGGACAAAATGGGAGACTTGTTattg tACACCAAGTTGACGGGGAAAGATGTTCATcttttacaaagaaaatacGAGGACCTATTAGAGAAAATTCGCCCCAATGCTATTGGGTTAGTGGATGCTTTCGACTACAGGGATGAG GTGCTAAATTCAGCTCTGGGTGCATATGACGGCATGGCATATGAGCGCCTGATGGCCGAAGCTGCCAAGAGCCCACTGAACGCGGAGCCTGTGAATGGTACCTACCACAAATATCTGAAACCACTTATGAAAGGGAAATTGTAA
- the LOC119829734 gene encoding probable peroxisomal acyl-coenzyme A oxidase 1 has protein sequence MNKITINEDLARERSRCDFDIEELTNILDGGKERTMQRRDTENTVLNNEEYKEKIPEECLSIKERYENAVRRSCLYADLVKKKLLEMTALESFGTQYLRRTSDAYFKEVSPFLLHMGMFVPTIMGQCTPEQQATWLPKALNLEIIGTYAQTELGHGTFIRGLETTATYDPKTEEFIMHTPTLTAFKWWAGGLGKTANHCIVVAQLYTQGECYGIHTFLVQVRDLETHEPLPGIKVGEIGPRMGFNTADNGFLGFDHFRIPRENMLMKNAQVLPDGTYVKVARHEKLTYGTMVFVRVTLVSESAFNLAKAATIAVRYSAVRRQSEMKPGAPEPQVLDYPTQQHKLFIAIATAQALQFNASWLWKTFTKVLSEMKKGNVDTLPELHALSSCLKAISTSDAAEYIARCGAACGGHGYSLSSRLPHIYSSVVATRTYEGDYTVLLLQTARFLVKAWEQAEGGVSVTPTISYLNRVLTQKTSSWENSQEGIIRSFEAISAGKIAHCVNNIRDRRKTGACYEDAWILTTNQLVAAAEAHCRAVLLRVYYEESLRMTRNASENVRKVVSQLVQLYLTYWALERTGDLLRYTNVSEKDLKQLEMQYESLLADIRPNAVGLVDAFDIRDEILQSSLGSYDGRVYDRLMEEALKTPLNAEAVNQSFHKYLRRYAIQAKL, from the exons atgaataaGATAACAATCAATGAAGATCTCGCTAGAGAGCGATCGAGGTGTGACTTTGATATAGAAGAGTTGACGAACATATTGGATGGCGGGAAAGAACGGACAATGCAACGGAGAGACACAG AGAATACTGTTCTTAATAACGAAGagtataaagagaaaataccGGAAGAATGTTTAAGCATCAAGGAGCGATACGAGAATGCTGTAAGGAGGTCATGCTTGTACGCTGATTTGGTGAAAAAGAAGCTTCTCGAAATGACAGCCTTGGAGAGTTTCGG TACCCAGTACCTTCGAAGGACGTCAGACGCGTATTTCAAAGAAGTATCCCCCTTCCTTCTTCATATGGGAATGTTCGTTCCCACGATAATGGGGCAGTGCACCCCAGAACAACAGGCTACGTGGTTGCCGAAGGCTCTGAACCTTGAAATTATAGGCACATATGCACAG acTGAATTAGGTCATGGTACGTTTATAAGGGGTCTGGAAACTACGGCCACGTATGACCCCAAAACGGAAGAATTTATCATGCACACACCGACACTTACTGCATTCAAATGGTGGGCTGGTGGAT tggGAAAAACCGCAAATCATTGTATAGTAGTAGCCCAATTGTACACCCAAGGGGAGTGCTATGGTATTCATACCTTCCTTGTCCAAGTACGAGATTTGGAGACACACGAGCCTCTGCCAGGCATCAAAGTTGGTGAAATTGGCCCAAGGATGGGTTTCAATACCGCTGACAATGGTTTCTTAGGCTTCGACCATTTTAGGATCCCCCGAGAAAATATGCTAATGAAAAACGCTCAGGTTTTGCCG gaCGGTACGTACGTGAAAGTAGCAAGGCATGAGAAACTCACATACGGGACGATGGTTTTCGTGCGTGTTACGCTCGTTTCGGAGTCTGCGTTCAACCTGGCGAAAGCCGCAACCATCGCCGTCAGGTACTCGGCGGTGAGGCGGCAGTCAGAAATGAAGCCGGG AGCACCGGAACCTCAAGTTTTGGACTATCCAACTCAGCAGCACAAACTTTTTATTGCCATAGCAACTGCCCAGGCGTTGCAGTTCAATGCCAGCTGGCTCTGGAAGACCTTCACAAAAGTATTGAGCGAAATGAAGAAAGGAAATGTAGATACATTGCCCGAG CTGCACGCGCTATCCAGCTGCCTCAAAGCAATAAGCACTTCAGACGCGGCGGAGTACATAGCGCGCTGCGGCGCGGCGTGCGGCGGGCACGGTTATTCGCTGTCCTCCCGCCTGCCACACATATACAGCTCCGTTGTGGCCACCAGGACGTATGAGGGCGACTATACTGTGCTCCTCTTGCAGACTGCCAG atTCCTGGTCAAGGCATGGGAACAGGCTGAAGGGGGGGTATCTGTAACACCCACTATTTCTTATCTCAACCGCGTTCTAACCCAGAAAACATCATCTTGGGAAAACAGTCAAGAAGGAATTATTAGATCTTTCGAGGCCATATCTGCAGG GAAAATAGCACACtgcgtaaataatattagagaCCGGAGAAAGACAGGTGCTTGCTATGAAGATGCTTGGATCTTAACTACAAACCAATTGGTGGCTGCAGCTGAG GCGCACTGTAGAGCAGTTCTTCTAAGAGTATACTACGAGGAATCACTGCGCATGACTCGAAATGCTAGTGAAAATGTGAGGAAGGTCGTCAGTCAACTCGTCCAGCTATACTTGACTTACTGGGCCCTTGAGAGGACTGGCGATCTGTTGAGG TATACGAATGTCAGTGAAAAAGATTTGAAACAGCTGGAGATGCAATACGAGAGTCTGTTAGCTGACATCCGGCCCAACGCCGTGGGCCTTGTAGACGCCTTCGATATTAGAGATGAG ATACTACAATCGAGTCTAGGCTCCTACGACGGTAGGGTCTACGACCGGCTGATGGAGGAAGCGTTGAAGACTCCACTTAACGCGGAAGCGGTAAATCAATCATTCCACAAATACTTACGCCGATATGCCATCCAAGCAAAACTgtga